The Musa acuminata AAA Group cultivar baxijiao chromosome BXJ1-8, Cavendish_Baxijiao_AAA, whole genome shotgun sequence genomic sequence GGGAGTTAGTAAAATTCTTTCTTTAATAGCGTGAAAGATCCTTTCTGATTATGGGTTTGTATCGAGGCAGTAGAAATTCCATCTTACTCAAATAGTACTCTGACCTTATGAATAAGTTGTTATTTCCTTTAGTTTGAGCGGTAAATAACAAATTTACGTCATATCTTTCATACAACACAACAAAGCTtgcagtttatttcttacaaattaTGATATTCTGTATCCCCAAAATTGGTATTATAAGTTATATTTTGAGTTTATAACAAGGAAGATATGTTGCGTTATGAGTTCAGTGTACAGAAAGGGCTTTTTCCGTTCATTATAATTTCAGTTTTCTGTATCACCAGGAAGATAGTGAAAAGACTGGCAAGGTAACATCTGCAGGGATGTACTTTCTACACTTTCAGGTGTATCGGATGGATTCAACAGTCAATGCGGTGTGTTAGCTCTGGCTTTCTTGGTTGTAATTTGTGATCATAGACAAAAAGTGGATGTGGATGTGGTGTATGATGTGTATGAGCATTTGAATCTTAAATCTTTTATGTGTagttagcaatggctaaagatccGGAggctgctttcttcaaaagattgGAAGGTCTACAACCTTGTGAAGTATCCGAATTAAAACCTGGAACCCACATATTTGCTGTTTATGGTTCGTCTCACTAACACTTCTTTGTTCATGCGTTTTATGGTCTAATTTACAtgacaaattcaaatgaattTTTTTCACCTCACTTGGTTCTTTCAGGCGATAATTTTTTTAAGCCAGCTAGCTATACCATTGAAGCTATGTGTGCAAAATCCTATGAAGATACAACTGGGAGACTTAAAGAGGTTGAGGCTAAAATTTTGGCAAAGAGAAATGATTTGCGCCAGTTTGAAATAGAGTATAGAAAAGTAGGTTATTTTATTTGATAATGTCCATCAAAATGGAGGTGGCATGTCATGGTCCATCTAACTTTAGTTTGCTTTTTTATGTAGGCACTGGCACGCTTTCAAGAAGTGACAAACAAATACAACCAAGAAAAGCAGTCTGTATGTATCTTCCGTACTAATACATTTCCATCATTATAACAAAATTTTCTCAGTTGTTGTTGGTCTCTGTTTAATTTGGAATGGCCCGTTGAGTGTCAAGTTCTCAAATAATTCTATATCATCATTCTTGATTTAGAATTCACTTTATGAAGTTAATCCGGATGAATCTGTATGGAAACTGTTGAATGAGTGGTAGACAGTAATGTTTATTCAGATTGGATCAGAAATATTTTTGTTAAAAAGTTAATCTGGATGAATCTGTATGAAAACTGCTGAATGAGTGGACTCTATTATATTTGTTTCTGAACAAAttttaatcataataattatcacAACAGAgatatgatattttctatctagGGATGCATCTCCTAATGTTATGGTCCTCAATTATGACATCTGGAACCCTATCTATAAACATATATTTTATTGGTGGATCTCTATGTTTCTAATATAGATGGTTGCTTAATGGTCAAATCTTCAGCAGTTGAAATTTAATTGTACAAGGTTCTGATCGTGGTCCAAGACTTTTTTGTCTAACCTTATTGAGAATTCCATCTATATCTTCATGGTTTACCACATGACAAGGTTTCTAAACCTGCTATCGATTTTTTATCCATCTCTTTTTCATTCATTGTTCATTATTTCTGAACGTAGACCAGGGACTTAAAGATATGTGATTTGTTAGTTTAGTATCTTATTAGTTTGAGGAAGTAAAATAAACTTCATCTATCCGGTATATTGTGGACTATTTTGggagatattttcttttttttagtttttgagttatattttaatttctttaCTTTCTAATGTAACATTGCTGCATCAATACTTGCATTGTCAAATGCGTGAGAGATTGTACTGGTTTGATGAATATGTTATTCTCCTCCAGGTTGATGAACTGCTGAAACAAAGAGATACGATACATTCCTCATTTACAACTGtgcgaaccatgatcaattctagtgGTGTTACTGGTAGCAGTAGCAAAATCCCAAACGATGATAGTAGATTGGATAGCCCAGCAGAGGATGGAAGTTTTGATGGGAAAGataaatcaaacaaaaagaaATGGTTTAATCTCAACCTCAACCGTTCCGATAAGAAGGGTTAAGCATTTCATCCCCCCAATTGATAAGTATAGTGCAATATTCATTTGTAAATGTGCTACTGTTCATTGTTTGCTCACATATGCATCATTACCCTCCTGAAGCCTGTGGAACACTCATCATTCATGAGTCCTCTGTTTTTACTGGGCTAGTGTTAAAAGAGATTTGCACTCGAAATTTTTTGCTGGCTGTTGTATCTGTTAAAGTAGTAAACTGGCTTCAGTGCGACTCAATTACATGCATTTCGAATACAATGAGGTCCGTTTTCCATTTATTTGGTACTCATGTTTTGGTACTGTTCTCAAGAATTAATAAGCAGGCACAATCCGAATAATGGATTCAAGCAGCAGAAAGATGATCAGAGGCTGTCCATCACTGCAAGGTTACTAGTTTCATAATTTTAATGCTGTAGGATGTAGTGCTTGATTTCTGATTCATGATTTAATGCCAATCAGATGTGTGCATCTGTTGAATGGTTTATATAATTTCCGACTAGATTAGCATGGAGGTAAATGAGGTAAAACAGATGCCTCTTGTGCATACATTTTGAATTAGGTTCAAGAAAATGTCAGTTTGCCTGCTGTAACACCCGGTGATTTGTGATGTCAGTTTTCATTTTGTCCCTGTTATCCAGTTCTATTTACTGCCATGCTCTCGAGTTATGAGACACAAAACTCTTCATGTACAACACTAGTCCTGTTCACAAGTACAAGGGTTTAGACAATCGAGTGGGAAAAGGCAACAACGATTGCTTTTAACATACATATCTAATGTTGCATGGTTAATGATATATTGACAGTAGCATTATTGCACTAAACTCGTTCTTTATTGATACTTACCATGTTGACAAAGTTTCAGTCTTAAATTCTTGCCATGCCATGTACCCATACAATTATTGTTGGTTAAATTTGATGGATTATTTGTTGAAATAATTTTGTTTTATATTAGCGCATGATTATTGATGTAGTTAGGTTTATTGGTTTGGTTTCCACAGCAAGTTCAGTAACCAAAATCTTCAAAGCCTTGCACAATAGATTTAAAATAAGAATGTTAAATTGACTAATATTGATTTATATCAAGATTTGTCTTATAATAGCGTATCGTTTGGTATTTATTTGGTATCTATGGTATGTATCGATTCGATAGGGGGTTGTATTATGTGTTGTTGGTACGTTCAGTATGATACGATTCGATTAGTTTGGTATATATTGTACTAGTTTGGTATATATTGTACTGATAGTTGATCGGTTCATCGATACAGATCGATAAGATGAATCATGATACAGATCGATAATATGAATCATGATATTTGATCATTATTTTTGGACGTTAAGTTAAATCAAAGGATGTGATTGTTGATCAAATGTAACATATATGGTgtataatataacttatcaaaattattagGTATCCcttgaattaaaaataaaaaatctacacacacacagacacaccAGTGGGAATGGAGCGTAGTAATGCTTGAGAAAGACGCTGAACAAAGTGTAGGAAAAGGCTAAACAAATCTATAGCGTACTCGGTCAACCCAgcaaaagaagaggaggatggTAGAGATCGGACCACCCGGCCGAGTCGAGATCGAGTCACAACCCGGCCGGCGCGAGGCTGAGGTGGAGGTCCAGGTCGCTGGATCCCTCGGGGCCACCGTCCTACCCGCGTGGGGCCGGCGCGAGGCTGAGGTGGAGGTCCACGTCTCTGGATGCCTCGGGGCCACCGTCCAACCCACGTGGGGCCGGCGATACGGTCAGAGTGCCGTCGGCAACGTAAGTCCAGCCCGGAGCGGCGCAGTGATGCAGCACGTCGTGGGGCGGGTTGGGGCGCGAGAACCCGGCATAGATCGCCGGCTGAGCCACCGAAGAGATGGCACGCGGGCTCCGCTGGTGGTGGGCAGCTCGGGCTTGCAGCTGGGCACGCTTCTGCCGCTGGCGCTCCTCCCTGTGCGCGTTCTGATGGCCCCCCAGCGCCTGCGAGTTGGCGAACTCGCGGCAGCAGTACTGGCACTCGTACTTCCTCCCGTCCCAGGCGGCGCATGA encodes the following:
- the LOC135588660 gene encoding chaperone protein dnaJ 15-like; this encodes MSSGKMEGPSAPAVRRDPYEVLSVTRESSDQEIKSAYRKLALKYHPDKNTSNPEASELFKEVAYSYSILSDPEKRRQYDTAGFEALENENMDMEIDLSNLGTVNTMFAALFSKLGVPIKTTIAANVLEEALNGTVTVRPLPLGTSSNGKVEKQCAHFFSITINDHQAQAGVVIRVISASQSKFKLLYFEQEPNGGYGLALQEDSEKTGKVTSAGMYFLHFQVYRMDSTVNALAMAKDPEAAFFKRLEGLQPCEVSELKPGTHIFAVYGDNFFKPASYTIEAMCAKSYEDTTGRLKEVEAKILAKRNDLRQFEIEYRKALARFQEVTNKYNQEKQSVDELLKQRDTIHSSFTTVRTMINSSGVTGSSSKIPNDDSRLDSPAEDGSFDGKDKSNKKKWFNLNLNRSDKKG
- the LOC135680436 gene encoding zinc finger protein GIS3-like, which translates into the protein MAGICEAAKAATGGSPRLKLFGFHMSHKEEPAGGGAPPVVSEAASSSTTVASCAAWDGRKYECQYCCREFANSQALGGHQNAHREERQRQKRAQLQARAAHHQRSPRAISSVAQPAIYAGFSRPNPPHDVLHHCAAPGWTYVADGTLTVSPAPRGLDGGPEASRDVDLHLSLAPAPRG